The genomic stretch CCACCTGCCATATCTGGGTCCGCAAGGGCCTCGACTCGCTGAGCGAGCAGACGGACGCGGAGGCGGACCGCCTGGACATGGGCTTCGACGTCCGCCCCTATTCCCGGTTGAGCTGCCAGACGGAGCTGGGCGCCGAGGACATCCTGGTCGAAATCACCGAGGAGTCCCTCACCGCCTTCATGGACGAGAACCCCGTCCTGCGCCGTTCGCTCGAGGCCGAGGGAAAATGGCCGCTGAAGAAGTGAGGTTGTTACGTAGTGCTTGACGGGGCGGGGCAGTGGCTCTATACGTCCGGCCCATCGCAGCGCCGCACCGCGATGCCCCACCTGCCCAGGTGGTGGAATTGGTAGACACACTAGATTCAGGGTCTAGCGCCTGCAAGGGCATGGAGGTTCGAGTCCTCTCCTGGGCACAAAGTTGAGAAGGGGCCCCGGTTTCAAACCGGGGCCCCTTTTCGCTTTTCAGGGGTCAGGAACGCGCGGGCTCCACGGCATCGTGCGCCACGTGGTTCGCGGCCTCCCGCGCGAGGCTCCCGCCCTTGCGCAAGTCGCGGATGCGAATCTTCCGCAGGTGGACGGAGACGGCCCCCACCGCGACCTGGCTGATGACGGTGCCCAGGTGCGTGAGCGTG from Myxococcus xanthus encodes the following:
- a CDS encoding 2Fe-2S iron-sulfur cluster-binding protein, whose protein sequence is MPKVTFKSPLAEVSADVPTGTTLLDAAEACGAQVGHSCGGVCGCSTCHIWVRKGLDSLSEQTDAEADRLDMGFDVRPYSRLSCQTELGAEDILVEITEESLTAFMDENPVLRRSLEAEGKWPLKK